The sequence AAGAGGCAACAAACAGACTACAACATCAAGTCCAGATAGGGCATATCATACAACTTGAAGATGAAAGGTACACATCCTGGGAAATGATGAAAGCCGAAAGAGAATATATGAGCGAGACAGGGCTTAAGCTATCCAATTGGGAAAGATACACACCGGAGCAGACATCACAGATAATCGAAGGTCAACGTAAAGAAAAACTGAAAGCAGGGTTAAGAACATTATCAGAACTTCAATCACTTGCAGTACAAAAGATGATTACATCAAACACACGCTTGACTATTGTTCAAGGTGACGCTGGAGCCGGCAAGACAACGGCATTGAAGACAACTGCCGATTTTTACAAAGAAAGGGGCATAGAAGTCATCGGCTTGGCAATGCAAGGAGTAGCCGCGAAGAACCTTAAAGAAGAAACAGGAATAAAATCTACTACAGTTAGTTCATTTCTTTTACAAAAGGAACATAAAAAGAATAGGGTTATTGTTATTGACGAAGCAAGCATGCTTGACAGCCGGTCAGCTGCCCAATTATTTAAGATTGCTAATAAGAATAACGATAAAGTCATTTTAGTCGGTGACTGTAACCAATTAGAATCTATTTCTGCAGGTAAGGTATTTGAGCGGTTGGTAAACGATTCGGGACAAGCAGGAGATTTAATAAACTTAACTGAAAACTTTCGTCAAAGAGATAAAGAATTGAAGGAAGCTGTTGAAAATGCCCGTACTGGACAGATGAGTAAAAGTTTGGATATTTTAGACATGAGGGGCGACATAGTGGAAGTTTCAGACAGTCAGGACAGACGGCAAAAGATTGCAGAGCTTTATAATTCTGATACTCTTATAATAACAGGGACAACAGCGGCGAAAGACGAAATAAATCTCCGGATAAGGTTTGAATTAACGAGTCAGGGTAAATTAAACAACAGTGAAAGTAAATCTTATAAAATGGTGAGACGCGACAGCGATGGCATAGAGCATGAAAGAGAACTTAAATTAGCAAAAAACGACGTCATTACTTTTTGCAAAAATGACTATAAAGAATACGACATCCGGAACGGTGAAAGAGGAAAGATAATCGGATTGGATGAAAGATATCTCAAAATTGAATTAGAGGACAAAAGAAAAATCACAATAGACACGGATAAATACAAAAACATTGATTATGGGTATGCCTTAACAACATACAAGGCACAAGGACAAACATATAATAGAGTTGTAGTTGAATCGGACACTGCGGTCCCTACCCTAAACGACATGAGAAACCAATATGTAAACATTACCAGGGCGAGAGATGATATAAAAATATTCACAGATGATAAGGAGTATTTGAAAGAACTTGCAGATATAAAAACCCATGCAAGAGACACATTAAGCGAGTCATATACCCTACAGGACACAATCGCTGCCGAAGAGCGACTATGGAATAATATAAGGGCAAACTTATCTAAAGAGACAAAATATCAAGAACCAGCTGTTCAAAACCGAGCAGTAATTGAAAAACAACAGAACAGTAGAACACCAGAACAATAGAATATAATATTTATTGACTTGCACAGGTTTTTATGCTACAATAAATACATTATAATCAAACGTGCGATGAAAATATCATATCTTATAAAAACATATTTAAAAACTCATATCACAAACCCACATAATATATTCTTTAAAGAATATGCTGCCTTTGTGTTTTTATCGAGGGAATATAAATAATGTATAAATCGAAATCCAGTATTCATCTTACTTTAAAAGAAACGGGTTTTGTACAATGCAATGCCACACATATCGCTAGCCCGGATGATGTGGGGATTCTTTTTTCTGAACTACGAAATACCGATAGAGAAAGACTTGTGACCCTATCTCTTGATAAAGAGAATAAAATACTTGGCACAGAGGTGGTTTCTATCGGAACCCTCAATTCTGCCCTTGTCCATCCTCGGGAAGTTTTTAAATCCCCCCTCTTTTTAAATGCCAAAAAGATTATCTTTGTTCATAACCATCCTTCCGGAGACCCGACTTTTTCAGAAGATGATATTAAACTTACCAAACGACTGATGAAGGTTGGTGAGATGCTGGGAGTAGAGGTTCTCTATCATATTACCATAGGCGATAAAGAATGTATGTGTATGGATAGTGCTGCTAATTTTTCTCATTTTCTTATCCCCCAAAAAGAATCTTTAGAGTTTAATAGGTTTCCCCAATTGGAAATCTCTGTTAATAAAATATCAAGTATTTTGTATGAAGGGCAAATAGAAAAACCTCAAGATGTTTATGATATTGTTAAACCTATTTTTAATAAAGATACTCCCATGGCTTTTGCTTTATTTCTTAATTCAAGAAATGAGATTATTTCCTTACAGGCATTGGGTGGTAGTGAAGATTCTATATCCAACACACATCTTCACAAAACGGCCATTCTTTCAAATGCAGCCAGTTTTATAGTATGCTCTAATTATGAATTATCTATTGATAAAATCAAAAATATGAAGAACGACGCAAATCTTACTGATATAGAGATGTTGGATTATATTAATATTTATAAAAAGGGTGAAGGCCTCGCATATAAGTCATATAAAAGTGGCGGTTATCATCCGCGAACGGAAGCGGTTGCCGAAAAACAAGTTAAATATCAATATGATATTTTTGAAGATTTTGACAAATACCAAAATAAAGAAGAAGTCGTTGAAAAAAAGACAGTAGAACAGAAAAATCAGCATCTTACTAATGAGCAAATTGAAGAACTAATAAAATTAAAAAATACATTTACTGAAGATGAGAAAAATATTCTTATGCAGTATACCGGTTCAGGCGGTCTTGAAAAACAGGGTGCGGAAGGCAGAGGATTGCTTGACGAATATTACACACCTATACCCGTTATAGAGAAAATATGGCAGATAATTGATAATTATGTAGATATGAAAGAACCGTTGAATATTCTTGAACCTTCAATAGGTAAGGGCGCATTTCTTTATGGTCGTGACTTTAATATGGATACAATTATTACGGGTTATGAAGTCAGTCCTATATCATCTAAAATAGCACATGCGTTACTTACTGAAAACGATGGTTGTTCGGTAAAAATATTTAATGAACCTTTTGAATCTATCTTCATGGATGAAAGGGGTACTAAAATTCAGCATAAATTTACTAACAGCTATGACCTTGTCATCGGGAATCCGCCATATGGGGACCACAGAGGCAGGTATAAGGGTCTTGGTGAAGAACCCTCTATTCATGAATATGACCAATACTTCTTAAAGCGGTCGCTTGAGCTTGTAAAAGAAGACGGAATTGTAGTTTTTGTTATGCCGTCCGGATTTTTAAGGAAAAAGAATAATTATGCAAAAGAAGAAATTTCAAAATTAGGGTTTTTATTGGACGCTCACCGACTTCCAAATGCAATCTTTCCTACAACTGATATTGGTACTGATATCGTTATATTTAAGAAAAATTCTACAAAAGATATAGAAATAATAAAAAATCGTTTAGAATCTATAAATAATGATTCATATTTTGTCTCTAATCCTAATAAAATTGTTGGTTTGGAAAAAGAAAGGAAAGGGCGTTTTGGTTTGGAAAAATATGTTGAAGGCAATATAAATGATATTTTGAATTATGAGACTGAAAAAGCAGATGAAGATAAACTTTTAAAATATATTGACAAAAAGGTCAAAATAGATACATTGGAAGTCTTAACACCAACAAAAACAACCACTGAACCTAAAGAAAAGAAAAAAATCGGGACTACGCTTATTATTAACCAAAAGCAAGATAAGATAATTCCTGTTAAAAATAATGATATTTCAAAAAAAGAATTAGAATTATGGTTACATACAACTGCCACCGGGGAAATTGATTCAAAATGGCTTAATTCACTAACAGACAGAAAAGATTATGATAAACAACTCAATTATTATAATGGTAAATACTACAATGACTTTAATTATTGTCAAGGCAATATATATGAAA is a genomic window of Elusimicrobiota bacterium containing:
- the mobF gene encoding MobF family relaxase, translated to MLTAMKLTGNPESIAAYHSGQENYYFKQATEDEKQIIRAGFHPEREESLEYVKVHGKLCEDMGLEAGQQINEATFRNLLHGRDSSGNQQSKKHKVTGIDLTFSAPKSVSIAGLVSDKDPLIIQEHDQAVLDTMKEIEENHSVARPTSRTSWHTGKMIYVTARDGFSREHDPHLHTHVVVMNLTKHKDKIMGLWSREILNRDFNKLWGAVYRTNLANRLKAKGYNITYTKNGEWRLDKVSLTAEVEFSTRRKQILEAEANGKLDMDAWRKTRKEKEPTVNKDDIITNWQQRLARTNKENENQNREQVGKERTVWATKAEWSIEAYQERNGYRNNTTDLEKWQLAIRRATEKSATVSKQAVITEYLTELMRGGQFEDITYKEATNRLQHQVQIGHIIQLEDERYTSWEMMKAEREYMSETGLKLSNWERYTPEQTSQIIEGQRKEKLKAGLRTLSELQSLAVQKMITSNTRLTIVQGDAGAGKTTALKTTADFYKERGIEVIGLAMQGVAAKNLKEETGIKSTTVSSFLLQKEHKKNRVIVIDEASMLDSRSAAQLFKIANKNNDKVILVGDCNQLESISAGKVFERLVNDSGQAGDLINLTENFRQRDKELKEAVENARTGQMSKSLDILDMRGDIVEVSDSQDRRQKIAELYNSDTLIITGTTAAKDEINLRIRFELTSQGKLNNSESKSYKMVRRDSDGIEHERELKLAKNDVITFCKNDYKEYDIRNGERGKIIGLDERYLKIELEDKRKITIDTDKYKNIDYGYALTTYKAQGQTYNRVVVESDTAVPTLNDMRNQYVNITRARDDIKIFTDDKEYLKELADIKTHARDTLSESYTLQDTIAAEERLWNNIRANLSKETKYQEPAVQNRAVIEKQQNSRTPEQ